A single genomic interval of Leishmania panamensis strain MHOM/PA/94/PSC-1 chromosome 25 sequence harbors:
- a CDS encoding hypothetical protein (TriTrypDB/GeneDB-style sysID: LpmP.25.1070), with product MPHALTASRTDRNPSPTSSSSTEQYHPIRRPPAAAVAAAPGIAVAAAHNELYHSGTHSYALEPDEHEDINNLTMPVATHVKHQAASSSPRGHQKQQHTVLSPSRLWSPARSTGARAGQTTPSAVPRPSYHAASPPRSPPVPSSHSHASRTGIVNGSGYHHSTRKTALLHTPELVSLSPTTSRQPPQRRSPCMNRQSTSVLTEAAPATKKTTLLLPAPLNTTSATPSTSGHVATGAAAAPVAAVPSDSQPSSTAQWQLSSPGGYRHRSDGHVPQRGAVFAYASEAVNTLELQYGDALQRLNRMHRLYDRLDAHNLTLASELKRLRQVNDVLQNGVAFPLYNSVRLVKHEMKLLKQYVELLCSSFNNQLVVLQQVVGEELPRVLGRYDPYTSLLAHGAEGQLQPIETRVSIGAASGEASPLGRVIKEPCLVLGRHVSGAGGAVAAGTQLYSPEYWWNAMSPHSMRPPTATDTREAPAEVEAYRCADVVDGRGDGITEGERALSQQGQLSLSNEESRECNVPSQSPQEALVSRRAYQEVRAALADAQRRVAELEQATSSHQGDYENRIAQLKAAHRAKETTLKEELALLRRRAEGTQEGDPQQTALATRPAGQAGNLVTPVDVNELAQLLLERQYQQPTAKQHPNTSSTASNPASTWRPEDADETTRQVEGQCDNEGVTTTTNGSGRDYHCRTARPCAAASASASNTDDDNNDVRHSFDRRGADGSVHTPDCNLPSSAAGRVQRAREVLGCEQGQRAQTCSISSHHQREKVEASKKASATTIAQHSLAYGRLMGHSHPPSRSLEGNAIHTESSAARMQPCKASDANSHSVSRRRSRHCWQSTGGAVRDARHDVAADTELLQLLLAQVAAIGAQAGSQCAATVPKRVPPAPNHLDTTVNRVAQGIWAQKRLKERHYL from the coding sequence ATGCCTCATGCGTTGACGGCAAGTCGCACCGACAGAAACCCATCGCccaccagctcctcctccacggaGCAGTACCACCCGATAAGGCGGCCaccagctgccgccgtcgctgccgcacctggCATCGcagtcgcagcggcgcataACGAGCTGTACCACAGCGGAACACATTCTTATGCCTTAGAGCCAGACGAGCACGAGGACATCAACAACCTCACCATGCCCGTGGCAACCCACGTGAAACATCAAgcggcgtcctcctccccgcgGGGGCATcagaaacagcagcacacggtACTCTCCCCATCCCGTCTGTGGAGCCCAgcccgcagcaccggtgcCAGGGCTGGACAGACCACACCTTCCGCGGTGCCACGTCCTTCATACCACGCAGCGTCACCCCCGCGATCACCGCCCGTCCCCTCTTCCCATTCCCACGCATCGCGCACAGGTATCGTTAACGGCAGCGGCTACCACCACTCGACTCGGAAAACGGCACTACTGCACACACCAGAGCTGGTGTCATTATCGCCAACTACGTCTCGGCAAcccccgcagcggcgctccCCTTGCATGAACCGTCAAAGCACCTCTGTCCTCACCGAGGCAGCGCCGGCCACCAAGAAAACGACGCTACtgctgccagcaccgctgaacaccacctccgccactcCATCTACGTCCGGGCATGTTGCaaccggcgccgccgcggcccctgttgctgctgtacCCTCAGACTCCCAGccctccagcaccgcccAGTGGCAGCTGAGCTCTCCAGGGGGGTACAGGCATCGCAGTGATGGTCACGTGCCTCAGCGTGGTGCCGTCTTCGCGTACGCCTCCGAAGCGGTCAATACCCTTGAGCTGCAGTACGGCGACGCCCTTCAGCGCCTCAATAGAATGCACCGCCTCTACGACCGGCTGGATGCGCACAACCTCACCCTCGCGTCCGAGTTGAAGCGGTTGCGGCAGGTGAACGACGTCCTGCAGAACGGTGTTGCGTTTCCGCTGTATAACAGCGTGCGGCTAGTGAAACATGAGatgaagctgctgaagcaaTACGTTGAGCTGCTGTGCTCCAGCTTTAACAATCAACTTgtagtgctgcagcaggtcgTCGGTGAGGAGCTGCCGCGCGTGCTTGGCCGGTACGACCCCTacacgtcgctgctggcgcacgGTGCGGAGGGGCAGCTCCAACCGATAGAAACGCGAGTGTCGATCGGCGCGGCGAGCGGTGAGGCAAGCCCGTTAGGGCGCGTCATCAAAGAGCCTTGCCTGGTGCTTGGTCGTCATGTCAGCGGGGCTGgtggcgccgttgctgcggGCACGCAGCTCTACAGCCCAGAATACTGGTGGAACGCTATGTCGCCGCATTCAATGCGGCCGCCGACCGCCACTGACACTCGGGAAGCaccggcagaggtggaggctTACAGATGCGCTGATGTCGTCGATGGCCGCGGTGATGGTATCACAGAGGGTGAGCGAGCCCTTTCACAGCAAGGCCAGCTGTCTCTTAGCAatgaagagagcagagagtgCAATGTCCCGAGTCAATCGCCACAAGAGGCATTGGTGTCGCGCCGCGCCTACCAGGAAGTTCGGGCAGCCCTTGCAGATGCCCAGCGGCGCGTCGCCGAGCTTGAGCAGGCAACTTCGAGTCACCAAGGAGACTACGAGAATCGCATTGCGCAGCTGAAGGCTGCACATCGAGCCAAGGAGACGACACTGAAGGAGGaactcgcgctgctgcgtcggcggGCTGAGGGGACGCAGGAAGGTGACCCACAGCAAACCGCTCTTGCAACGAGGCCGGCGGGCCAAGCAGGTAACCTAGTGACGCCTGTAGATGTCAatgagctggcgcagctgctgcttgagcGTCAATATCAGCAACCCACAGCCAAGCAACACCCCAATACGTCGTCGACGGCATCAAACCCCGCCTCGACGTGGAGGCCGGAAGATGCTGACGAGACAACAAGACAGGTAGAAGGCCAGTGCGACAACGAAGGCgtgaccaccaccactaaCGGTTCCGGTCGCGACTATCACTGCCGCACTGCCCGCccgtgtgccgctgcttccgcctctgcctcgaaCACAGATGACGACAACAATGATGTACGGCACTCCTTTGACCGCAGAGGGGCTGATGGTAGCGTGCACACCCCAGACTGCAACTTGCCGTCCTCCGCAGCGGGTCGCGTCCAGCGTGCCCGTGAGGTGCTTGGCTGCGAGCAGGGGCAGCGAGCTCAGACCTGCAGTATCAGCAGCCACCATCAAAGGGAAAAGGTAGAGGCATCAAAGAAAGCCAGCGCCACAACCATCGCGCAGCACTCGCTCGCGTACGGTCGGTTGATGGGTCACTCGCATCCTCCCTCGAGAAGCTTGGAAGGAAACGCTATTCATACTGAAAGCTCCGCAGCGCGCATGCAACCGTGCAAGGCCAGTGATGCGAACAGTCATAGTGTGTCGCGGCGCAGATCCCGCCACTGTTGGCAAAGCACAGGTGGTGCTGTTCGGGACGCGCGACATGACGTAGCCGCGGACaccgagctgctgcagctacTGCTGGCACAGGTAGCGGCCATCGGTGCGCAAGCCGGCTCACAGTGCGCGGCGACTGTGCCTAAGCGCGTGCCGCCTGCGCCAAACCATCTCGACACCACTGTGAATCGGGTGGCACAGGGTATTTGGGCGCAGAAGCGTCTCAAGGAGCGCCACTACCTATAG
- a CDS encoding frataxin-like protein (TriTrypDB/GeneDB-style sysID: LpmP.25.1080), which produces MKWVRLHQRVALRAMVMTTTSYSVGSLYSLVNTTRSFMTASAMTVARRAVATTGPSEATTNPHIVHYSKLGMDGFTDIKFNTAADELLELIETKVDALDSAAVEDVSCNGGVLTIETAERGVFILNKQAPNVQLWLSSPISGPHHYDMITVTQDGHERVSWKSNHDGHDLVKKLEEELMEAIGADVKL; this is translated from the coding sequence ATGAAGTGGGTAAGGCTGCATCAGCGTGTCGCACTGCGCGCGATGGTGATGACGACTACTAGCTACTCGGTCGGCTCTTTGTACTCGCTCGTGAACACTACTAGGAGTTTCATGACAGCAAGCGCGATGACTGTTGCGCGTCGCGCAGTCGCCACGACCGGACCCAGCGAAGCGACTACTAACCCACACATTGTCCATTACTCCAAGCTTGGCATGGATGGCTTCACCGACATTAAGTTCAACACAGCCGCTGACGAGCTGCTCGAGCTCATTGAAACGAAGGTGGATGCACTGGACAGCGCGGCGGTAGAGGATGTCAGCTGCAATGGCGGCGTGCTGACCATCGAGACGGCGGAGCGTGGCGTCTTCATACTCAATAAGCAAGCCCCAAATGTGCAGCTGTggctctcctcccccatctccGGCCCCCATCATTACGACATGATCACTGTGACGCAGGACGGCCACGAGAGGGTGTCGTGGAAGTCCAACCATGACGGACACGATTTGGTAAAGAAGCTCGAGGAGGAGTTGATGGAGGCGATCGGCGCTGACGTCAAGCTGTGA
- a CDS encoding hypothetical protein (TriTrypDB/GeneDB-style sysID: LpmP.25.1090.A~disrupted due to non-sequenced internal amino acid repeat) → MLQSTVSSIAFEDQRLTRPTHNAVVSNTFTSISMNDELTEGQSVQMSLREELTEGQSIQMS, encoded by the coding sequence ATGCTCCAGTCTACCGTATCGTCCATCGCCTTCGAGGATCAGCGCCTCACGCGCCCCACCCACAATGCAGTGGTTAGCAATACTTTCACCTCCATCTCCATGAATGATGAACTGACCGAGGGGCAGTCAGTGCAGATGAgcctgcgcgaggagctgaCCGAGGGGCAGTCAATACAGATGAGCC
- a CDS encoding hypothetical protein (TriTrypDB/GeneDB-style sysID: LpmP.25.1090.B~disrupted due to non-sequenced internal amino acid repeat), whose translation SIQMSLQDELTEGQSIQMSLQDELTEGQSIQMSLQDELTEGQSIQMSLREEPTEGQSIQMSLREELTEGQSIQMSLQDELTEGQSVQLSLRTTTVQSNDDIVMQMSYDIGSASEQSLSYQLQDSRMNEDQLSLEEVKPPQQLSQRAAKAALTPRSQAAAPVTPGSRSGTTVYIASGRQRVSGEQEMSSIGSNLLTVGTESSRGETNDVVVTEHTRHFPGSKWEATVAALLETVKRAVANETAAAIGVKLKYVQVMKVEATAAGMTCGITIGHPSSMATSEVDEKLSSCPYEGTMALLEYLIDHGKNLQSGLSADLAASEAAASARDQPIGEQEEVPAAAPKKKAKEDAMARARRKIFRPLPKLLVTPRTYQFRAPRPGAEHSMDRDSILYGEGPKEGAVGFRNGSLAPDATPRGGTNGSRSPSTWIHRNGITRHSVHVSPQHVQRGVVPAALRPRPIIQTPLSGASTHRSINGVECMADTHEVSHRSRSSLQMTLTLGVDSKSDAAPGESLVTPMSMVLSGSTVDQDDHTSVTLSVKGATDVEEAPQSEHHEQQEATFDYDVAYSELTSMNMVVDEDSNLLVLTSEGSVL comes from the coding sequence GTCCATACAGATGAGCCTGCAAGATGAGCTGACCGAGGGGCAGTCCATACAGATGAGCCTGCAAGATGAGCTGACCGAGGGGCAGTCCATACAGATGAGCCTGCAAGATGAGCTGACCGAGGGGCAGTCAATACAGATGAGCCTGCGCGAGGAGCCGACCGAGGGGCAGTCAATACAGATGAgcctgcgcgaggagctgaCCGAGGGGCAGTCCATACAGATGAGCCTGCAAGATGAGCTGACCGAGGGACAGTCAGTGCAGCTAAGCCTGCGCACCACAACCGTACAGTCGAACGATGACATTGTGATGCAAATGTCGTACGACATTGGGTCTGCCTCGGAGCAGAGCCTGTCGTACCAACTTCAGGACAGTCGCATGAACGAAGACCAATTATccctggaggaggtgaagccTCCCCAGCAGTTGTCACAGCGCGCCGCCAAGGCCGCACTGACGCCTCGCTCACAGGCCGCCGCGCCCGTGACGCCGGGAAGCCGCTCGGGAACCACCGTCTACATCGCATcggggcggcagcgagtCAGCGGAGAGCAGGAGATGTCTTCCATCGGCAGCAACTTATTAACTGTGGGCACGGAGTCGTCACGCGGGGAGACTAATGATGTGGTCGTTACAGAGCACACGCGGCACTTCCCTGGCAGCAAATGGGAAGCTACTGTGGCAGCTCTGCTTGAGACGGTGAAGCGGGCGGTGGCTAacgagacggcggcagcgattGGGGTAAAGTTGAAGTACGTCCAGGTGATGAAAGTcgaggcgacggcggcaggcATGACGTGCGGCATCACCATCGGTCACCCCTCTAGCATGGCAACGAGTGAGGTCGATGAAAAGCTCAGCAGTTGCCCATACGAAGGGACGATGGCGCTTCTGGAGTACCTCATAGACCACGGCAAGAATCTGCAGTCCGGCCTCAGCGCTGACCTTGCCGCctcggaggcagcagcaagcgcgCGTGACCAGCCTATAGGAGAACAGGAGGAAGTACCGGCCGCGGCTccaaagaagaaggcgaaagAGGATGCCATGGCTCGCGCGCGCAGGAAGATCTTCAGGCCGCTGCCTAAGCTGCTCGTCACACCGAGAACCTACCAATTCCGCGCGCCGCGCCCAGGTGCGGAGCACAGCATGGACAGGGATAGCATCCTCTACGGGGAGGGCCCCAAGGAAGGTGCCGTGGGGTTCCGAAACGGCTCCTTGGCCCCCGATGCGACGCCGCGGGGCGGCACAAACGGCAGTCGAAGCCCATCCACATGGATTCACCGCAACGGTATTACCAGGCATTCAGTGCATGTATCACCGCAGCACGTTCAGCGCGGCGTCGTGCCTGCGGCTCTCCGTCCGCGCCCGATTATCCAGACGCCGTtgagcggcgccagcacacACCGCTCCATCAACGGAGTCGAGTGCATGGCTGACACGCACGAGGTTTCTCATCGCTCTCGCTCCTCGCTGCAGATGACGTTAACTCTGGGGGTGGACTCCAAGTCCGATGCGGCGCCCGGGGAATCGTTAGTGACGCCGATGTCCATGGTCCTCAGCGGCTCTACGGTCGATCAGGACGACCACACTTCCGTGACTCTATCTGTCAAGGGGGCGACGGACGTGGAAGAGGCGCCTCAGTCAGAGCACCATGAGCAGCAAGAGGCAACGTTCGACTACGACGTTGCCTATAGCGAGCTCACCTCAATGAACATGGTGGTGGACGAGGATAGcaacctcctcgtcctcactTCTGAGGGTTCGGTCCTGTAG
- a CDS encoding hypothetical protein (TriTrypDB/GeneDB-style sysID: LpmP.25.1100) — protein MTSNNMATAPPPEPMSPILQRALQPALSTLDNDIFSEIDSQMFTPIDRAQLEQHSDSAKDVEEVAQAQQQGGAPIEVPPVPGTRGPGHTPRGTTRVSSLPPRRPPSRTSQRYGTPRLRGDDMPPSKVRTELVPESRNSRGTRLSNKSFTQSNHSVHFVLNDEPTETASILFEAEHSMLNRYAKEESPDLHANTLTSDIQFVDEQPSSELQAVPVNRGVSATTRSTSLGFEVESMNDSAHKSTISRFSIEGGESTPKPVVQASHLSVVEDETVDKAAVAKVKDAEKTPINVVSWSESRRRAKKAEDARRERALRDRSLYMRARPWETNEPNPRSRRTSSECAALVLKQQQDEKMEEVEKRKHAMYTRPWRTKSSTPNKSRSTSGTKQKRWLTPPSARGGGATMAERPTPPSATEPKEVQMFNNEALADLVARPHSFSLSSDVRLGAAGPMSYMHPRSPVLGRVEDAKFVTSASVLKTPLEIVSEELEEWTHTANQKHNLQAIVCVMRARERMIVQLSNQLAAQSRVMKRLNTELYIARDEYMMRLGSDVTKLAPCTPRSRTMSPLPGRTSASPPPSITRLYTEQRHRAKDYYSMKMKEFGPRPVSVLSDNELSDSEKEAYAKDLQRWRVERAALRNEKARLVHYRRDLVFQMRRGSNIKDITITQPTSARGPLERAAAGTETAVDVNGYDRLMDIRMQAQRAVVEAANAKRVYEATLSIAATMKKRHNLSSAEVTSLKESRKKARELYTVSLQNLQQSAEEARPLLERANAQRARFEKAAMSLDESAEARLQYYSDTVLAVRIQADRAQALAEAAPGDEDRMLRSASTPRPGMSRAGTPRGSISGSMRPGTSPRIRGGNASNDDVFTRLTKRTSSTHNAAPVQGEARV, from the coding sequence ATGACCAGTAACAACATGGCTACTGCGCCGCCCCCGGAGCCGATGTCGCCCATCCTCCAGAGAGCGCTTCAGCCGGCATTGTCCACGTTGGATAATGACATATTCTCGGAGATCGACTCACAAATGTTCACCCCCATTGACAGAGCGCAGCTTGAGCAGCACTCTGACAGTGCAAAGGATGTCGAGGAGGTcgcacaagcacagcagcagggtgGTGCGCCCATTGAGGTACCACCAGTCCCTGGGACGCGTGGGCCAGGACACACACCCCGCGGGACGACACGGGTAAGCAgcctgccgccgcggaggcCGCCAAGTCGCACCTCGCAGCGCTACGGCACACCACGCTTGCGTGGTGACGACATGCCGCCGTCAAAGGTGAGGACGGAGCTAGTCCCAGAGTCGCGTAACTCGCGTGGGACCAGGCTGTCAAACAAGTCCTTTACGCAGAGCAACCACTCCGTTCATTTTGTCTTGAACGATGAGCCCACCGAGACTGCCAGCATTTTGTTCGAGGCAGAGCACTCCATGCTCAACCGCTATGCCAAAGAGGAAAGCCCCGACCTGCACGCGAACACGCTTACCAGCGATATCCAATTTGTCGACGAGCAACCGAGCTCAGAGTTGCAAGCGGTGCCGGTGAACCGCGGTGTCTCTGCCACGACCAGATCGACGAGTCTGGGCTTTGAAGTAGAATCGATGAACGACTCAGCACACAAGAGCACCATATCCCGCTTCTCCATTGAGGGAGGCGAGTCGACTCCGAAGCCGGTGGTGCAGGCCTCTCATCTCAGCGTCGTTGAAGATGAAACTGTTGATAAGGCGGCGGTAGCTAAGGTGAAGGACGCGGAAAAGACCCCGATAAACGTTGTTAGCTGGAGCGAGAGTCGGCGACGTGCCAAGAAGGCTGAGGATGCACGGCGCGAGCGGGCACTTCGGGACCGCAGCCTCTACATGAGGGCCCGACCCTGGGAAACCAACGAGCCCAATCCGCGCTCCCGACGCACAAGTAGCGAGTGTGCCGCCCTcgtgctgaagcagcagcaggacgaGAAGATGGAGGAAGTCGAGAAGCGCAAGCACGCCATGTACACACGTCCGTGGCGCACCAAGAGCTCTACCCCAAACAAGTCACGCTCCACCAGTGGCACGAAGCAGAAGCGCTGGCTCACACCGCCGAGCgcgcgcggcggtggagccACGATGGCTGAGCGCCCGACTCCGCCATCGGCGACGGAGCCTAAGGAAGTGCAGATGTTCAACAACGAAGCCCTTGCCGACCTCGTCGCGCGCCCGCACTCTTTTTCCCTGTCCTCAGATGTGCGGTTAGGCGCCGCCGGGCCGATGTCATACATGCACCCCCGCTCGCCGGTGTTGGGCCGCGTCGAGGACGCGAAGTTCGTCACATCAGCGTCTGTGCTGAAGACCCCACTGGAGATTGTCAGTGAGGAGCTCGAGGAGTGGACGCACACAGCCAACCAGAAGCACAATCTGCAGGCAATTGTTTGTGTGATGCGGGCGCGCGAGCGCATGATTGTGCAGCTGTCGAACCAGCTGGCGGCACAGAGTCGCGTGATGAAGCGGCTGAACACGGAGCTGTACATTGCTCGCGATGAGTACATGATGCGCCTCGGTAGTGACGTGACAAAGTTGGCGCCTTGTACCCCGCGCAGCCGGACAATGTCCCCATTGCCAGGCCGCACGAGCGCCAGCCCCCCACCCAGCATCACGCGTCTTTACacggagcagcggcaccgggcAAAGGACTACTACTCCATGAAGATGAAGGAGTTTGGCCCCCGTCCGGTGAGTGTGCTGAGCGACAATGAGCTCTCCGATAGTGAGAAGGAGGCCTACGCGAAGGatctgcagcgctggcgcgtCGAGCGCGCGGCCCTGCGAAACGAAAAGGCTCGCCTGGTTCACTACCGCCGCGATCTCGTCTTTCAGatgcgccgcggcagcaacaTCAAGGACATCACCATCACACAGCCCACAAGCGCACGTGGCCCGCTAGAGCGCGCAGCGGCCGGTACAGAGACCGCCGTGGATGTGAACGGGTACGACCGTTTGATGGATATCCGCATGCAGGCTCAGCGCGCCGTTGTGGAGGCAGCGAATGCCAAGAGGGTGTACGAGGCGACATTGTCCATCGCGGCCACTATGAAAAAGCGACACAACCTCTCCTCAGCGGAGGTAACGAGCTTGAAGGAGTCGCGAAAGAAAGCACGAGAGCTGTACACCGTGTCACTGCAGAACCTGCAGCAgtcggcggaggaggcacggccgctgctggagcgggCAAATGCGCAGAGGGCGCGCTTCGAGAAGGCTGCGATGTCGCTTGATGAGAGCGCCGAGGCGCGCCTGCAATACTACAGTGACACAGTACTTGCCGTGCGTATCCAGGCGGACCGCGCCCAAGCGCTCGCCGAAGCCGCTCCTGGTGATGAGGATCGCATGCTGCGATCGGCGAGCACACCGCGGCCTGGAATGTCGCGGGCAGGCACGCCAcgcggcagcatcagcggctCCATGCGCCCTGGCACATCACCACGCATCCGCGGAGGCAACGCGTCGAATGACGATGTGTTTACCCGACTGACGAAGCGAACGTCGAGCACGCACAACGCCGCACCCGTGCAAGGGGAAGCGAGGGTGTAA
- a CDS encoding hypothetical protein (TriTrypDB/GeneDB-style sysID: LpmP.25.1110) — protein sequence MPAKQKKGRGKTVNLFEFNEDYIPEEALDWAEDDWMTAEQVGEAKLSEKFARQRQEYSRMTNNTLDQQESFRTAAVSEQKRSFTIDDLQPPFVAHFGNLRNGTTEEDFLSLFNRDAIATHRLINQDGKSFAFVEFVSAQALTVALSLDQTFQRGRRMYVDLATQKQVERLLNRNTNERPGMSRDAAGQQQPAGLAVMGLSRDVFGGQQPEDQPGMPMMGGRSNFGSRVDLHSLSDLSRDMLGSAVQQASPTSGSPICSAGSPLNFGNWRNDTPEQQPEFSILHDNGRSEDGIDLRAGNLRRSSGPASPTPPAALPEPRPNPFGGEMGNWRDAPRAEVPKMEEAPAVAAEGDATTLSKRKSEENNAGGANNSGAASGTNSNGRGRGAGGLGRGGAGPSDRSYFAGERSGFGGERSGFGNERYAPSKPPGPVNMDKWADLRRS from the coding sequence ATGCCCGCCAAGCAGAAGAAGGGACGCGGAAAAACGGTAAACCTTTTCGAGTTCAATGAGGACTACATCCCAGAGGAGGCCCTCGACTGGGCCGAGGATGATTGGATGACGGCGGAACAGGTCGGCGAGGCGAAGTTGTCAGAGAAATttgcgaggcagcggcaggagtaCAGCCGCATGACAAACAACACACTAGACCAACAGGAAAGCTTCCGCACAGCGGCCGTGTCGGAGCAGAAGAGGTCATTCACCATTGACGACCTGCAGCCACCGTTTGTGGCCCACTTCGGTAACCTGCGCAACGGCACGACCGAGGAGGacttcctttccctcttcaaCCGCGACGCCATCGCAACCCACCGCCTCATCAACCAGGATGGCAAGTCCTTCGCGTTTGTGGAGTTTGTCTCCGCACAGGCGCTaacggtggcgctgtcgctaGACCAGACCTTCCAGCGCGGTCGCCGCATGTATGTCGACCTCGCCACACAGAAACAAGTGGAGCGACTGCTTAACCGCAACACAAACGAGCGTCCGGGCATGTCACGCGATGCAGctggccagcagcagcccgccGGTCTCGCCGTCATGGGGCTGTCCCGCGACGTCTTCGGCGGGCAGCAGCCTGAGGATCAGCCGGGAATGCCGATGATGGGCGGCCGCTCGAACTTCGGCTCCCGCGTGGACCTCCACAGCCTCAGCGACCTGTCACGCGACATGCTAGGctcagcagtgcagcaggcATCGCCCACGTCGGGCAGCCCGATATGCAGCGCTGGCTCCCCACTGAACTTCGGCAACTGGCGCAACGACACCccagagcagcagcccgAGTTTTCCATCCTGCACGACAATGGCCGCAGTGAGGATGGCATCGACCTCCGTGCGGGCAacctgcgccgcagcagcggcccgGCAAGCCCGACCCccccggcggcgctgccagaGCCGAGGCCGAACCCGTTCGGCGGGGAGATGGGCAACTGGCGTGACGCCCCGCGCGCCGAGGTGCCtaagatggaggaggcaccAGCGGTCGCTGCCGAAGGTGACGCGACAACGCTGAGCAAGCGCAAGTCGGAGGAAAACAACGCTGGTGGCGCCAACAACAGCGGGGCAGCCAGCGGCACGAATAGCAACGGTCGCGGtcgaggcgcaggcggcctcggtcgcggtggcgcaggccCCAGTGACAGGAGCTACTTCGCCGGCGAGAGGAGCGGGTTCGGCGGTGAGCGCAGCGGGTTTGGTAACGAGAGGTACGCGCCATCCAAACCGCCCGGCCCCGTAAACATGGACAAGTGGGCTgacctgcgccgcagctga
- the MGT2 gene encoding MGT2 magnesium transporter (TriTrypDB/GeneDB-style sysID: LpmP.25.1120) — MMRSRVDDVTPGVAAGHPESLLGTRQRYLAFNSSSGASWFVRKDVMLKNVQANQDRTLWVDVEGETPEERRAILNALPWCVSIPSTVLDAVAQPTESDVVELQPSRAQYAHGVLSCAIDPLYGTVDEAASVDEENFSSEAFDAARGFVWCSVLITEALIVTMHDKRFLGLEEVVRALEMRVNLADTTGLGCSTITPSIVLATLVAYSSEMMLPDPTALLSEVDCIDEMVLLIAPGERDQPDLLRRVALLRRRISSFRGLLYLKEKLLRELVTPSMRGSFVAGDMLHVMPIYKEALDKNTQVAVRLDDARDILNQANLNFVTGVSMRMSQSSANMDFKMQILSQVAVICLPLNLLASIFGMNCEVPWLAETHPNLRAFWGIVGLMVGWVLLCSIPTIRHILHGNAAKPIVPADS, encoded by the coding sequence ATGATGCGCTCCCGGGTCGACGACGTCACTCCTGGTGTCGCTGCGGGACACCCAGAGTCGCTGCTTGGCACTCGCCAGCGCTACCTCGCgttcaacagcagcagtggcgcctcTTGGTTTGTGCGCAAAGACGTGATGCTGAAGAACGTGCAGGCGAATCAGGACAGAACTCTATGGGTGGACGTGGAGGGCGAGACGCCAGAGGAGCGTCGCGCCATCTTGAACGCCCTTCCCTGGTGCGTGAGCATCCCGTCAACGGTGCTGGATGCCGTTGCGCAGCCGACGGAGAGTGACGTGGTCGAACTGCAGCCTAGTCGGGCGCAGTACGCTCACGGTGTGCTGAGCTGCGCTATTGACCCTCTGTACGGGACCGTTGATGAGGCCGCCTCGGTTGACGAGGAGAATTTCAGCAGCGAGGCCTTCGACGCCGCCCGCGGCTTTGTCTGGTGCTCGGTGCTCATCACTGAAGCGCTGATCGTGACGATGCACGACAAGCGGTTCCTTGgcctggaggaggtggtgcgggcCCTGGAGATGCGGGTAAACCTGGCGGACACAACCGGTCTCGGGTGCAGCACGATCACGCCGAGCATCGTCCTTGCGACGCTGGTGGCGTATTCCAGCGAAATGATGTTGCCAGAcccgacagcgctgctgagcgaggTGGACTGCATCGACGAGATGGTGCTCCTGATTGCGCCGGGTGAGCGTGACCAGCCGGatctgctgcggcgtgttgccctgctgcgccgccgcatctCTTCCTTCCGCGGCCTGCTCTACCTGAAGGAGAAACTTCTGCGCGAGTTGGTGACACCCTCGATGCGGGGCAGCTTCGTTGCAGGTGACATGCTGCACGTCATGCCCATCTACAAGGAGGCACTGGATAAGAACACGCAGGTGGCGGTCCGCCTCGACGACGCGCGCGACATCTTGAACCAGGCGAACCTAAACTTTGTGACGGGTGTGTCGATGCGCATGTCGCAGAGCTCGGCGAACATGGACTTCAAGATGCAGATTCTTAGCCAGGTCGCCGTCATTTGCCTGCCGCTGAATCTTCTGGCCTCCATCTTCGGCATGAACTGCGAGGTGCCGTGGCTGGCCGAAACCCATCCCAACCTGAGAGCCTTCTGGGGCATTGTCGGTCTGATGGTGGGGTGGGTACTCCTCTGCAGCATCCCGACGATCCGCCATATCTTGCACGGCAACGCTGCCAAGCCCATCGTCCCGGCGGACAGTTAA